From one Coffea eugenioides isolate CCC68of chromosome 11, Ceug_1.0, whole genome shotgun sequence genomic stretch:
- the LOC113752900 gene encoding putative potassium transporter 12 — MKEEIEESSSVRLLRSTSSSGGGESRWVDGSEVDSESPPWSLGGDQDIREGYGSIRRRLVKKPKRVDSFDVEAMEIAGAHGNHEKDASLWQTLALAFQTLGVVYGDMGTSPLYVFSDVFSKVTITSEVDVLGALSLVMYTIALIPLMKYVFIVLKANDNGEGGTFALYSLICRYAKVNLLPNRQQADEYISSFKLKLPTPELERALNIKDALEHKSLLKTILLLLVLIGTSMVIGDGILTPAISVMSAVSGLQGEIKGFGTGALVITSIIILIALFSIQRFGTSKVGVTFAPALSLWFFSLGSIGLYNLITYDITVVRAFNPAYIYLFFRKNSSSAWSALGGCVLCITGAEAMFADLGHFSVQSIQIAFTGVVFPCLLLAYMGQAAYLSRHPDSANRIFYNSVPESLFWPVFVLATIAAIIASQAMISASFSCIKQSMALGCFPRLKIVHTSRKLMGQIYIPVINWFLMIMCILVVAAFRSTTDIANAYGIAEVGVMIVSTSLVTLVMLLIWQTNLFLALCFPLVFGTVELIYLSAVLSKIMEGGWLPLVFATFFLCIMYTWNYGSVLKYQSEVREKISMDFMLELGSTLGTVRVPGVGLLYNELVQGIPSVFGRFLLELPAIHSTIVFVCIKYVPVPVVPQDERFLFRRVCPKDYHMFRCVARYGYKDVRKDDHNAFEQLLVESLEKFLRKEAQEFALESSLQEPEFDSISMMSRESGPQDGDGIGELRIPLMHDQRLEEEETLSSQESVPALPASVMSVDEDPSLEYELSDLKEATDSGFTYLIGHGDVRAKKSSWFIKKLVINYFYGFLRRNCRGGAATMRVPHTNIMQVGMTYMV; from the exons ATGAAAGAAGAGATTGAAGAGAGTAGTAGCGTGAGGTTGTTGCGTAGTACTAGTAGCAGTGGAGGTGGGGAGTCAAGGTGGGTGGATGGCAGTGAAGTGGACTCCGAGTCACCACCTTGGTCCTTGGGTGGGGATCAGGATATTAGAGAAGGGTATGGATCTATTAGAAGAAGGCTTGTCAAGAAGCCCaagagagttgattcttttgaTGTTGAAGCTATGGAGATTGCTGGAGCTCATGGCAATCATGAAAAG GATGCTTCTCTTTGGCAAACTCTTGCCTTGGCATTTCAAACTCTTGGTGTGGTGTATGGTGACATGGGCACGAGCCCTTTATATGTCTTCTCTGATGTGTTCAGCAAGGTGACCATCACGTCAGAAGTTGATGTCTTAGGGGCTCTATCACTAGTGATGTACACCATTGCTCTCATTCCATTAATGAAGTATGTCTTTATAGTGCTGAAGGCCAATGACAATGGCGAAG GAGGAACATTTGCATTATATTCATTGATCTGTAGATACGCAAAAGTTAATCTTCTTCCCAATCGTCAGCAGGCTGATGAGTACATCTCTAGTTTTAAGCTCAAACTGCCCACTCCGGAACTTGAAAGGGCTTTGAATATAAAAGATGCTCTGGAACACAAGTCCTTGCTGAAAACCATCCTATTGCTGTTGGTTCTGATAGGAACATCCATGGTAATAGGAGACGGCATTTTGACTCCTGCAATATCAG TCATGTCTGCTGTGAGTGGTCTGCAAGGTGAAATCAAGGGATTTGGCACAG GAGCTCTTGTTATCACTTCAATTATTATCCTCATCGCATTATTCAGCATACAGCGTTTTGGGACAAGTAAAGTTGGCGTAACATTTGCTCCTGCCCTTTCTTTATGGTTCTTTAGTTTGGGATCTATTGGACTCTACAACCTGATCACGTATGACATTACTGTTGTAAGGGCATTTAATCCAGCTTACATCTATCTTTTCTTCAGAAAGAATTCCAGTAGTGCCTGGTCTGCCCTTGGTGGTTGTGTTTTATGCATTACAG GAGCAGAAGCTATGTTTGCAGATTTAGGGCATTTCTCTGTGCAGTCAATACAG ATTGCTTTCACGGGTGTGGTATTTCCCTGCCTTCTTCTAGCATATATGGGACAAGCGGCCTACCTTAGCAGACACCCTGATTCAGCTAATAGGATATTTTATAATTCTGTCCCAG AGAGTCTTTTCTGGCCAGTTTTTGTGTTAGCCACAATTGCTGCTATCATTGCCAGTCAGGCCATGATATCTGCTTCATTTTCATGCATCAAGCAATCCATGGCTCTTGGATGCTTTCCCAGGTTGAAGATAGTTCACACCTCAAGGAAACTGATGGGCCAAATTTATATCCCTGTAATCAATTGGTTTCTGATGATTATGTGTATCCTTGTGGTTGCTGCTTTTAGGAGCACTACAGATATAGCTAATGCATATG GCATTGCTGAAGTTGGTGTTATGATTGTCAGCACTAGCTTGGTGACACTCGTGATGCTTCTGATTTGGCAAACTAACTTGTTTCTGGCCCTATGTTTTCCACTTGTATTTGGAACTGTGGAGCTCATTTACTTGTCTGCTGTTCTATCCAAGATCATGGAGGGGGGTTGGCTTCCACTTGTCTTTGccactttctttctttgtaTAATGTACACCTGGAACTATGGAAGTGTACTGAAGTATCAGAGTGAGGTTCGAGAGAAGATCTCAATGGACTTCATGCTTGAGCTTGGGTCTACCTTAGGAACTGTAAGAGTGCCAGGTGTTGGATTACTTTATAATGAACTCGTTCAAGGCATTCCCTCTGTTTTTGGGCGGTTCTTACTGGAACTTCCAGCTATCCACTCCACAATTGTGTTCGTCTGCATTAAATATGTCCCCGTGCCGGTTGTACCTCAGGATGAAAGATTTCTGTTTCGAAGGGTTTGTCCAAAAGATTATCATATGTTCCGATGTGTTGCCCGATATGGGTATAAAGATGTGAGGAAAGATGATCACAATGCATTTGAGCAGCTTCTTGTGGAGAGCCTTGAGAAATTTTTGAGAAAGGAAGCTCAGGAGTTTGCACTGGAGAGCAGTCTGCAAGAACCCGAGTTTGATAGCATTTCCATGATGTCAAGGGAATCTGGACCACAGGATGGCGATGGTATTGGGGAGCTCAGGATCCCATTGATGCATGACCAGAGgctggaagaagaagaaactttGTCGTCACAAGAGTCTGTTCCTGCACTGCCAGCCAGTGTCATGTCAGTAGATGAAGATCCTAGTCTAGAGTATGAGCTGTCGGACCTTAAGGAAGCCACTGATTCAGGATTTACATACTTGATTGGGCACGGTGATGTGAGAGCAAAGAAAAGCTCTTGGTTCATCAAGAAACTTGTCATAAACTACTTCTATGGGTTCCTGAGGAGGAACTGCAGAGGAGGTGCTGCAACTATGAGAGTTCCTCACACGAACATAATGCAAGTAGGGATGACATATATGGTCTGA
- the LOC113753879 gene encoding serine/arginine-rich splicing factor RSZ21A-like, whose translation MSRVYVGNLDQRVTERDLEDEFRFYGVLRSVWVARRPPGYAFVEFDDRRDAEDAIRALDGKNGWRVELSHNSKGGGGGRGGGRGGGGRGGDDLKCYECGEPGHFARECRLRIGPRGLGSGRRRSPSPRYRRSPSYGRRSYSPRRRSPRRRSISPKRGRSPSRSPDYRRGHRDSPHGNGVSPRRGYSNYSKSPAHRRGHRESPYANGD comes from the exons ATGTCGAGGGTATACGTTGGGAATTTGGACCAGCGGGTGACGGAGAGGGATCTCGAGGATGAGTTCCGCTTCTATGGTGTCCTTCGCAG TGTATGGGTTGCTCGAAGACCACCAGGTTATGCTTTTGTTGAGTTTGATGATCGCCGGGATGCTGAAGATGCAATTCGGGCACTGGATG GTAAAAATGGATGGCGTGTAGAGCTGTCGCACAACTCTAAAGGAGGTGGTGGAGGCCGTGGTGGTGGTCGTGGTGGCGGTGGTCGTGGTGGGGATGATCTGAAGTGCTATGAATGTGGTGAACCTGGTCATTTTGCGCGAGAGTGTCGCTTGCGCATTGGCCCAAGAGGATTAGGTAGTGGAAGACGTCGAAGTCCGAGCCCTCGGTATCGTAGGAGTCCAAGTTATGGGAGGAG GAGTTACAGTCCCAGGAGAAGATCACCGAGGCGCAGAAGCATATCTCCTAAGCGTGGGCGAAGCCCCAGCAGGTCTCCTGATTATCGCCGTGGTCATCGGGATTCACCTCATGGTAACGG TGTATCACCTCGTCGTGGCTATAGTAACTACAGCAAATCACCGGCCCATCGTCGTGGTCATCGTGAATCACCCTATGCCAATGG GGATTGA